From a region of the Colias croceus chromosome 14, ilColCroc2.1 genome:
- the LOC123697469 gene encoding ecdysteroid-regulated 16 kDa protein-like produces the protein MLFYFFTAVLLSSAHAKFYKDCGSKLATVQDVGITGCAPDAKECVLKRNTNATISIDFTPNMDVKAIDTVVHGVIMNLPVPFPMPNPDACKDEGLTCPIKSGEKQAYRATLPVLKSYPKVKVDVKWELKSDEGDLVCIMIPAKIN, from the exons atgttgttttactttttcaCAGCTGTGTTACTGTCCAGTGCACACGCCAAGTTTTATAAAGATTGTG GATCAAAGCTAGCTACAGTCCAGGATGTGGGCATCACGGGATGCGCCCCGGACGCGAAGGAATGCGTGCTCAAGAGGAACACCAATGCAACTATATCTATCGACTTTACACCTA ATATGGACGTGAAAGCCATCGACACAGTGGTGCACGGCGTCATCATGAATCTGCCCGTGCCCTTCCCCATGCCGAATCCGGATGCTTGCAAAGATGAGGGCCTAACCTGCCCCATAAAG agTGGTGAAAAGCAGGCGTACAGGGCAACACTGCCAGTATTAAAATCATACCCAAAAGTCAAAGTTGATGTCAAATGGGAATTGAAAAGCGATGAAGGAGATTTAGTCTGCATCATGATACCCgctaaaatcaattaa